The following are encoded in a window of Castanea sativa cultivar Marrone di Chiusa Pesio chromosome 5, ASM4071231v1 genomic DNA:
- the LOC142636493 gene encoding PX domain-containing protein EREX isoform X1 has protein sequence MNLYAHDLSLLDYNLNFSDPILEPFSNSAATPYPDDDSVGNHKGNSGNDNNDINKQRVVRTRSPPRHRHDGTSPLPLGMDWSPPPRKWDGRDTVWPLDFHSGWSFCVTIPSWVFLSKSRGSDPVVFYRVQVGIQSPEGITTTRGILRRFNDFLELFSEVKKVFPMKNVPPAPPRRIFRKKSRTLLEERRCSLEDWMEKLLSDIDLSRSAPVATFLELEAAARSSFNDENQEIPNNSSTSDMFPSSLYRANSDVSLFADSSFIASDLGHDTPYEISEVGSPRHGNDNSADLGMENSISEQYLIDPTEMTARYGMFNRKFIQGSRQRFSIRRMHAGNEGNILGRDEVIENISNAKPLRMDGTEFFPALGDYKLDGHVRRLSAESVGSDLSSLRVSEISNIGAANLFGDFTLDHSEGSEALRNTDSFENPNIQLPRDSLVALPSDQRLKLNRVLFTMQRRLATAKTDLEDLIARLNQEATVRQFLTTKVKDLEVELETTRQNCIDNMQQAVLTERERFTQMQWDVEELRSKCLELELKLKTEQDEKVRAESTKTAVIQENKMLLQELDDAREQIENLQKHHEEFEVKSKADVKLLIKEVKSLRNSQLELKQDLSRVMKEKLEVERILHKERQRMELASTANAKLLHECGILRDRLQECSVNFLVEEEDKLIVDTSLPSDAIDLLTTSDNRIGLLLAEAQLLAQDVENAVAALDETRSVNGNNKRTTDDELRIMLADLFVDNATLRKQVNSVIRCALNTNLKSEKDDDDDDDEEVPVRKTVLSKFLER, from the exons ATGAATCTGTACGCACACGACCTCTCTCTGTTGGACTACAACCTCAATTTCTCCGATCCCATCCTCGAACCCTTCTCAAATTCCGCTGCTACCCCTTACCCCGACGACGATTCCGTTGGCAACCACAAGGGCAATTCCGGTAACGACAACAATGATATCAACAAGCAGCGCGTGGTGCGCACGCGCAGCCCTCCCCGGCACCGCCACGACGGCACGTCGCCGCTCCCTTTGGGAATGGACTGGAGTCCTCCTCCTCGCAAATGG GATGGACGTGACACTGTTTGGCCACTTGATTTTCATTCTGGTTGGAGTTTCTGCGTCACAATTCCTTCTTGGGTTTTCCTTTCCAAATCAAGAGGTTCAGATCCTGTggtg TTTTACAGGGTTCAAGTTGGTATACAATCGCCGGAAGGGATCACCACTACACGAGGGATATTACGAAGATTTAACGattttttagaacttttttcTGAA GTCAAAAAGGTATTTCCAATGAAAAATGTGCCCCCAGCTCCTCCAAGGAGGATATTTAGAAAGAAGAGCCGAACTCTGTTGGAAGAG CGAAGGTGTTCTTTGGAGGATTGGATGGAAAAACTATTGTCAGACATTGATTTATCAAGAAGTGCTCCAGTGGCAACCTTTCTTGAGCTAGAAGCTGCGGCGAGGTCTT cttTCAATGATGAGAATCAGGAAATTCCGAATAATTCTTCCACTAGTGACATGTTTCCATCATCTCTGTACCGTGCCAACTCAGATGTTTCTCTGTTTGCGGATAGTTCATTCATTGCATCAGATCTTGGTCATGATACTCCTTATGAGATATCTGAGGTTGGATCGCCAAGGCATGGAAATGATAATTCTGCTGATCTTGGCATGGAGAATTCAATATCTGAACAATACTTAATTGATCCAACTGAAATGACTGCCAGATATGGCATGTTTAACAGAAAGTTCATTCAGGGGAGTCGGCAAAGATTTTCCATTCGTAGAATGCATGCAGGGAATGAGGGTAACATTTTAGGCAGGGATGAAGTAATTGAGAATATTTCTAATGCTAAACCTCTCCGCATGGACGGAACTGAGTTTTTTCCTGCACTAGGGGATTACAAGCTGGATGGCCATGTTCGAAGACTCTCAGCAGAGAGTGTTGGAAGTGACTTGAGTTCTTTAAGAGTTAGTGAAATATCAAATATAGGGGCAGCcaatttatttggtgatttcACCCTTGATCATTCTGAAGGTTCTGAAGCTTTGAGAAACACAGATTCTTTTGAGAATCCAAATATACAGCTTCCGAGGGATTCACTGGTTGCTCTTCCATCTGATCAACGACTTAAATTGAACAGGGTACTTTTTACCATGCAGCGGAGGCTAGCCACAGCAAAAACAGACTTGGAGGATCTAATAGCAAGATTGAATCAAGAAGCTACTGTTAGACAATTCCTCACAACGAAG GTCAAAGATTTGGAAGTGGAACTTGAAACTACTAGACAGAATTGTATAGATAACATGCAGCAGGCGGTTTTAACCGAAAGGGAAAGATTTACTCAAATGCAGTGGGATGTGGAGGAGCTTCGGAGTAAGTGTTTGGAGCTggaactaaaattgaaaactgaacaG GATGAAAAGGTACGTGCAGAGTCAACAAAAACTGCAGTCATTCAGGAAAACAAAATGTTGCTGCAGGAGTTAGATGATGCTAGAGAACAGATTGAGAACTTGCAGAAACATCATGAAGAGTTTGAGGTGAAATCAAAGGCAGATGTAAAACTGCTTATTAAAGAAGTCAAATCTCTTCGAAATTCCCAGTTAGAATTGAAGCAGGATCTCAGCCGTGTAATGAAAGAGAAATTAGAAGTAGAG AGAATTCTTCACAAGGAAAGGCAAAGAATGGAGCTTGCTAGTACTGCTAATGCAAAGTTGCTGCATGAATGTGGAATTCTTCGTGATAGGCTTCAAGAATGTAGTGTTAATTTTCTTGTTGAAGAGGAAGATAAATTAATTGTGGACACTTCATTACCATCTGATGCAATAGATCTGTTGACAACATCTGACAATAGAATTGGTCTCCTACTAGCAGAG GCACAGCTCCTTGCCCAAGATGTGGAAAATGCTGTTGCAGCATTGGACGAAACTCGAAGTGTAAATGGCAATAATAAAAGGACAACTGATGATGAGTTGAGAATAATGCTGGCGGATTTATTCGTTGACAATGCTACATTAAGAAAACAGGTGAACTCGGTCATCCGTTGTGCCCTAAACACAAATTTGAAGTCAGagaaagatgatgatgatgatgatgatgaggaagtTCCCGTCAGAAAAACTGTTCTAAGCAAATTTTTAGAAAGATGA
- the LOC142636493 gene encoding PX domain-containing protein EREX isoform X2 has product MISTSSAWCARAALPGTATTARRRSLWEWTGVLLLANGMDVTLFGHLIFILVGVSASQFLLGFSFPNQEVQILWWVQVGIQSPEGITTTRGILRRFNDFLELFSEVKKVFPMKNVPPAPPRRIFRKKSRTLLEERRCSLEDWMEKLLSDIDLSRSAPVATFLELEAAARSSFNDENQEIPNNSSTSDMFPSSLYRANSDVSLFADSSFIASDLGHDTPYEISEVGSPRHGNDNSADLGMENSISEQYLIDPTEMTARYGMFNRKFIQGSRQRFSIRRMHAGNEGNILGRDEVIENISNAKPLRMDGTEFFPALGDYKLDGHVRRLSAESVGSDLSSLRVSEISNIGAANLFGDFTLDHSEGSEALRNTDSFENPNIQLPRDSLVALPSDQRLKLNRVLFTMQRRLATAKTDLEDLIARLNQEATVRQFLTTKVKDLEVELETTRQNCIDNMQQAVLTERERFTQMQWDVEELRSKCLELELKLKTEQDEKVRAESTKTAVIQENKMLLQELDDAREQIENLQKHHEEFEVKSKADVKLLIKEVKSLRNSQLELKQDLSRVMKEKLEVERILHKERQRMELASTANAKLLHECGILRDRLQECSVNFLVEEEDKLIVDTSLPSDAIDLLTTSDNRIGLLLAEAQLLAQDVENAVAALDETRSVNGNNKRTTDDELRIMLADLFVDNATLRKQVNSVIRCALNTNLKSEKDDDDDDDEEVPVRKTVLSKFLER; this is encoded by the exons ATGATATCAACAAGCAGCGCGTGGTGCGCACGCGCAGCCCTCCCCGGCACCGCCACGACGGCACGTCGCCGCTCCCTTTGGGAATGGACTGGAGTCCTCCTCCTCGCAAATGG GATGGACGTGACACTGTTTGGCCACTTGATTTTCATTCTGGTTGGAGTTTCTGCGTCACAATTCCTTCTTGGGTTTTCCTTTCCAAATCAAGAGGTTCAGATCCTGTggtg GGTTCAAGTTGGTATACAATCGCCGGAAGGGATCACCACTACACGAGGGATATTACGAAGATTTAACGattttttagaacttttttcTGAA GTCAAAAAGGTATTTCCAATGAAAAATGTGCCCCCAGCTCCTCCAAGGAGGATATTTAGAAAGAAGAGCCGAACTCTGTTGGAAGAG CGAAGGTGTTCTTTGGAGGATTGGATGGAAAAACTATTGTCAGACATTGATTTATCAAGAAGTGCTCCAGTGGCAACCTTTCTTGAGCTAGAAGCTGCGGCGAGGTCTT cttTCAATGATGAGAATCAGGAAATTCCGAATAATTCTTCCACTAGTGACATGTTTCCATCATCTCTGTACCGTGCCAACTCAGATGTTTCTCTGTTTGCGGATAGTTCATTCATTGCATCAGATCTTGGTCATGATACTCCTTATGAGATATCTGAGGTTGGATCGCCAAGGCATGGAAATGATAATTCTGCTGATCTTGGCATGGAGAATTCAATATCTGAACAATACTTAATTGATCCAACTGAAATGACTGCCAGATATGGCATGTTTAACAGAAAGTTCATTCAGGGGAGTCGGCAAAGATTTTCCATTCGTAGAATGCATGCAGGGAATGAGGGTAACATTTTAGGCAGGGATGAAGTAATTGAGAATATTTCTAATGCTAAACCTCTCCGCATGGACGGAACTGAGTTTTTTCCTGCACTAGGGGATTACAAGCTGGATGGCCATGTTCGAAGACTCTCAGCAGAGAGTGTTGGAAGTGACTTGAGTTCTTTAAGAGTTAGTGAAATATCAAATATAGGGGCAGCcaatttatttggtgatttcACCCTTGATCATTCTGAAGGTTCTGAAGCTTTGAGAAACACAGATTCTTTTGAGAATCCAAATATACAGCTTCCGAGGGATTCACTGGTTGCTCTTCCATCTGATCAACGACTTAAATTGAACAGGGTACTTTTTACCATGCAGCGGAGGCTAGCCACAGCAAAAACAGACTTGGAGGATCTAATAGCAAGATTGAATCAAGAAGCTACTGTTAGACAATTCCTCACAACGAAG GTCAAAGATTTGGAAGTGGAACTTGAAACTACTAGACAGAATTGTATAGATAACATGCAGCAGGCGGTTTTAACCGAAAGGGAAAGATTTACTCAAATGCAGTGGGATGTGGAGGAGCTTCGGAGTAAGTGTTTGGAGCTggaactaaaattgaaaactgaacaG GATGAAAAGGTACGTGCAGAGTCAACAAAAACTGCAGTCATTCAGGAAAACAAAATGTTGCTGCAGGAGTTAGATGATGCTAGAGAACAGATTGAGAACTTGCAGAAACATCATGAAGAGTTTGAGGTGAAATCAAAGGCAGATGTAAAACTGCTTATTAAAGAAGTCAAATCTCTTCGAAATTCCCAGTTAGAATTGAAGCAGGATCTCAGCCGTGTAATGAAAGAGAAATTAGAAGTAGAG AGAATTCTTCACAAGGAAAGGCAAAGAATGGAGCTTGCTAGTACTGCTAATGCAAAGTTGCTGCATGAATGTGGAATTCTTCGTGATAGGCTTCAAGAATGTAGTGTTAATTTTCTTGTTGAAGAGGAAGATAAATTAATTGTGGACACTTCATTACCATCTGATGCAATAGATCTGTTGACAACATCTGACAATAGAATTGGTCTCCTACTAGCAGAG GCACAGCTCCTTGCCCAAGATGTGGAAAATGCTGTTGCAGCATTGGACGAAACTCGAAGTGTAAATGGCAATAATAAAAGGACAACTGATGATGAGTTGAGAATAATGCTGGCGGATTTATTCGTTGACAATGCTACATTAAGAAAACAGGTGAACTCGGTCATCCGTTGTGCCCTAAACACAAATTTGAAGTCAGagaaagatgatgatgatgatgatgatgaggaagtTCCCGTCAGAAAAACTGTTCTAAGCAAATTTTTAGAAAGATGA